In one Suricata suricatta isolate VVHF042 chromosome 9, meerkat_22Aug2017_6uvM2_HiC, whole genome shotgun sequence genomic region, the following are encoded:
- the SERPINA11 gene encoding serpin A11, translated as MGPAWLWLLGSAILLLVPCQPFPARRDKSVGVPPAPSDQLSAPAPAYHKITPTITNFALRLYKQLAAETSGNIFFSPVSISTTLALLSLGAQADTPTQILVGLGFNLTEISEADIHRGFQSLIHTLDLPSPKLELKVGNSLFLDKQLKPRQHFLDTIRELYKAFAFSANFTDSATTRRQINEYVRKQTYGQVADCLQEFTRDTLMVVLNYIFFKAKWKHPFNHDQTQKQESFFVDERTSLRIPMMHQKEMHRFLYDPEMACTVLQIEYSGNALALLVLPDPGKMEHLEAALQPETLRKWDQWLLPSLLDLHLPRFSISGTYHLEEILPHIGLTNIFNLEADLTGITEQLNKTISRVSHKAAVDMNLWGTRAAAASGLLSQPQALNTTWAPQARFNRPFLVLFWEVTTQSLLFLGKVVNPAAG; from the exons ATGGGTCCAGCTTGGCTGTGGCTACTGGGATCAGCGATCCTGCTCTTGGTCCCTTGTCAGCCGTTTCCTGCTCGTCGGGATAAGAGTGTGGGGGTGCCTCCAGCCCCCAGTGACCAGCTCTCTGCACCAGCCCCCGCCTATCACAAAATCACACCCACCATCACCAACTTTGCCTTGCGCTTGTACAAGCAGCTGGCCGCAGAAACCTCGGGAAACATCTTCTTCTCCCCCGTGAGCATCTCTACCACCCTGGCCCTGCTCTCTCTTGGGGCCCAGGCTGACACCCCGACTCAGATCCTGGTGGGCCTTGGCTTCAACCTCACGGAGATCTCAGAAGCGGACATCCACCGGGGTTTCCAGAGCCTCATCCACACCCTTGACCTGCCCAGCCCCAAACTTGAACTCAAAGTAGGCAACTCCTTGTTCCTGGACAAGCAACTAAAACCTCGGCAGCACTTTCTGGACACTATCCGGGAGCTGTACAAAGCTTTCGCCTTTTCTGCCAACTTCACAGATTCGGCCACGACCAGGAGGCAGATTAACGAGTATGTGAGAAAGCAGACGTACGGGCAGGTGGCCGACTGTCTCCAGGAGTTCACGCGAGACACGCTCATGGTTGTCCTGAATTACATCTTCTTCAAAG CTAAGTGGAAGCATCCTTTCAATCACGACCAGACCCAGAAGCAAGAGAGCTTCTTTGTGGATGAGCGGACCTCCCTCCGCATCCCCATGATGCACCAAAAGGAGATGCACAGATTCCTCTATGACCCGGAAATGGCCTGCACCGTCCTCCAGATAGAGTACAGTGGGAACGCCCTGGCCCTGCTGGTCCTCCCCGACCCGGGGAAAATGGAGCACCTGGAGGCTGCCCTGCAGCCAGAGACCCTGAGAAAATGGGATCAGTGGCTTCTGCCCAG CCTGTTGGATTTACACCTGCCAAGGTTTTCCATTTCTGGAACATACCACCTTGAAGAAATACTTCCCCACATTGGTCTCACCAACATCTTCAACCTAGAAGCTGACTTAACAGGAATCACTGAGCAGCTCAACAAAACCATCTCCCGG GTGTCACACAAGGCGGCCGTGGACATGAACTTGTGGGGAACCCGGGCAGCGGCTGCCTCGGGCTTGCTCTcacagccccaggctctgaacacAACTTGGGCCCCACAGGCACGTTTCAACAGGCCTTTCCTGGTGCTCTTCTGGGAGGTGACCACTCAGAGCTTGCTCTTCCTGGGGAAAGTCGTCAACCCGGCTGCAGGGTGA